Proteins encoded within one genomic window of Triticum aestivum cultivar Chinese Spring chromosome 2D, IWGSC CS RefSeq v2.1, whole genome shotgun sequence:
- the LOC123054717 gene encoding beta-1,2-xylosyltransferease XAX1, translating to MNSTAYSRPSKLPGGAGDRRPPTRLRGFASKIEPKKLGAGLLAGCCLALLTYVSLAKLFAIYSPVFASTANTSGLLQNTPPASSSVPETTDAIPAEDTTFIGRENGNAVDPVDFPEEGPAAAGSQEPGVPEVLSRKEDEAEKAAEAATTSVPKPSAEGGAGGDGAALAKMSCDENGVDEGFPYARPSVCELSGDIRISPKQKTMYLVNPSGAGGFDENGEKRLRPYARKDDFLLPAVVEVTVKSVPSAAAAPQCTKKHRVPAVVFSVAGYTDNFFHDNTDALIPLFLTASHLKGEVQLLITNYKPWWVQKYTPVLRKLSNYDPINFDADAGVHCFAAGFLGLYRDRDLIISPHPTRNPRNYTMVDYNRFIRSAYALRRDRPSALGEVPGMRPQMLIISRGGTRKLLNLEEVAAAATELGFNVTVAEAGADVPAFAALVNAADVLLAVHGAGLTNQIFLPTQAVVVQIVPWGNMDWMATNFYGQPAREMQLRYVEYYVDEEETSLKDKYPREHLVFSDPKALHKQGWQALAETIMKQDVKVNLTRFRPFLLQAIDKLQE from the exons ATGAACTCGACGGCGTACTCGCGGCCGTCCAAGCtgccgggcggcgccggcgacagGAGGCCGCCCACGCGCCTCCGGGGCTTCGCCTCCAAGATCGAGCCCAAGAAGCTCGGCGCCGGCCTCCTCGCCGGCTGCTGCCTCGCGCTCCTCACCTACGTCTCCCTCGCCAAGCTCTTCGCCATCTACTCCCCCGTCTTCG CTAGCACGGCCAACACGTCCGGCCTGCTCCAGAACACCCCGCCGGCGTCGTCGTCCGTCCCGGAGACGACGGATGCCATCCCAGCCGAAGACACCACATTCATCGGCCGCGAGAACGGCAACGCCGTGGATCCCGTCGATTTCCCGGAGGAGGGGCCGGCGGCGGCCGGCTCTCAAGAGCCCGGCGTACCGGAGGTGCTCTCGAGGAAGGAGGACGAAGCCGagaaggcggcggaggcggcgacgaccTCCGTGCCAAAGCCAT CtgcggagggcggcgccggcggggatgGGGCGGCATTAGCAAAGATGAGCTGCGACGAGAACGGGGTGGACGAGGGGTTCCCGTACGCGCGGCCGTCGGTGTGCGAGCTGTCCGGCGACATCCGGATCAGCCCCAAGCAGAAGACCATGTACCTGGTGAACCCGTCGGGCGCCGGGGGCTTCGACGAGAACGGCGAGAAGCGGCTCCGGCCGTACGCCCGCAAGGACGACTTCCTCCTGCCCGCCGTGGTGGAGGTGACCGTCAAGTCGGTCCCCTCCGCCGCGGCCGCGCCGCAGTGCACGAAGAAGCACCGCGTGCCGGCGGTGGTGTTCTCCGTGGCCGGCTACACGGACAACTTCTTCCACGACAACACGGACGCGCTGATCCCGCTGTTCCTGACGGCGTCGCACCTCAAGGGCGAGGTGCAGCTGCTCATCACCAACTACAAGCCATGGTGGGTGCAGAAGTACACGCCGGTGCTGCGCAAGCTCTCCAACTACGACCCCATCAACTTCGACGCGGACGCCGGCGTGCACTGCTTCGCGGCGGGGTTCCTCGGCCTGTACCGCGACCGGGACCTCATCATCTCGCCGCACCCGACCCGCAACCCGCGCAACTACACCATGGTGGACTACAACCGCTTCATCCGGTCGGCCTACGCGCTCCGCCGCGACCGGCCGTCGGCGCTCGGGGAGGTGCCCGGGATGCGGCCGCAGATGCTGATCATCTCCCGCGGGGGCACGCGGAAGCTGCTGAAcctggaggaggtggcggcggcggcgacggagctggGGTTCAACGTGACGGTGGCGGAGGCGGGCGCGGACGTGCCGGCGTTCGCGGCGCTGGTGAACGCGGCGGACGTGCTGCTGGCGGTGCACGGGGCCGGGCTGACGAACCAGATCTTCCTGCCGACGCAGGCGGTGGTGGTGCAGATCGTGCCGTGGGGGAACATGGACTGGATGGCCACCAACTTCTACGGGCAGCCGGCGCGGGAGATGCAGCTCCGGTACGTGGAGTACTAcgtggacgaggaggagacgagccTCAAGGACAAGTACCCTCGGGAGCACCTGGTGTTCAGCGACCCCAAGGCGCTGCACAAGCAGGGGTGGCAGGCGCTCGCCGAGACCATCATGAAGCAGGACGTGAAGGTGAACCTCACCAGGTTCCGGCCCTTCCTGCTCCAGGCCATCGACAAGCTGCAGGAgtag